The following proteins come from a genomic window of Enterococcus gilvus ATCC BAA-350:
- a CDS encoding DUF1116 domain-containing protein, protein MYKTIDEANQAVAAKIVAGSPFLLDVVPAKTVISELNEGKVLLHAGPPIRYDQMIDPIQGACVGAALFEGWGETEEEVRQQLESGEVTLIPCHHVDAVGPMGGITSANMAVLVVENKTDGNRAYCTMNEGIGAVLRFGAYSEEVVNRLHWMKNTLGPVLSAALKTMDNGLNVNVLVAKAISMGDEFHQRNIAASLAFLKEVAPAIVSLKEFEEEKQEVIQFLADTDQFFLNIMMASAKAVMDGARKIQEGTIVTAMCRNGHEFGIRIAGMGDEWFTGPVNTPKGLYFSGFSEADASPDMGDSAITETFGVGGMAMIAAPAVTRFVGSGGFYDALNTSNEMTEICIDSNPNFPVPTWDFKGICLGIDARKVVETGILPVINTGIANKKAGKGQIGAGTVTPPIDCFEKAVLAYAKKLGFNE, encoded by the coding sequence GTGTACAAAACAATTGATGAAGCAAACCAAGCGGTCGCCGCAAAAATTGTAGCCGGTTCTCCTTTCTTATTAGATGTAGTACCTGCGAAAACCGTGATCTCTGAATTAAATGAAGGCAAGGTCTTGTTACATGCTGGACCACCGATTCGTTACGACCAAATGATCGACCCGATTCAAGGGGCCTGTGTCGGCGCCGCGCTGTTTGAAGGATGGGGCGAAACAGAGGAAGAGGTTCGGCAGCAGTTAGAGTCTGGCGAAGTCACTCTGATCCCTTGCCATCATGTGGATGCAGTAGGACCGATGGGGGGCATCACCTCTGCCAATATGGCTGTATTGGTCGTCGAAAATAAAACGGACGGTAATCGTGCCTATTGCACAATGAATGAAGGCATTGGAGCAGTCTTACGATTTGGTGCCTATTCTGAAGAAGTCGTCAACCGTCTGCATTGGATGAAAAATACGCTGGGACCAGTTCTAAGCGCAGCATTAAAAACGATGGATAACGGGTTGAATGTCAATGTCTTAGTTGCCAAAGCGATTTCGATGGGGGATGAGTTTCACCAACGGAACATCGCGGCATCATTGGCTTTCTTGAAGGAAGTTGCACCTGCGATCGTCTCATTAAAAGAGTTCGAGGAAGAGAAACAAGAGGTCATTCAGTTCTTGGCAGATACGGATCAATTCTTCTTGAACATCATGATGGCTTCAGCCAAAGCAGTCATGGACGGGGCTCGGAAAATTCAAGAAGGGACCATCGTGACAGCCATGTGCCGGAACGGGCATGAATTCGGTATTCGAATCGCAGGGATGGGGGATGAATGGTTCACCGGTCCTGTGAACACGCCGAAAGGTCTGTACTTCTCAGGATTCAGCGAAGCCGATGCCTCACCAGATATGGGAGATAGCGCGATTACAGAAACCTTTGGTGTTGGCGGCATGGCGATGATCGCTGCTCCGGCAGTGACGCGATTCGTCGGTTCAGGCGGCTTTTATGATGCCTTGAACACCAGCAACGAGATGACGGAAATCTGTATCGACAGCAATCCGAATTTCCCTGTTCCTACGTGGGATTTCAAAGGAATCTGCTTAGGTATCGATGCGAGAAAAGTTGTTGAAACGGGCATCTTGCCAGTCATTAATACGGGAATCGCGAATAAGAAGGCTGGAAAGGGACAAATCGGTGCGGGAACAGTGACACCGCCGATTGATTGTTTTGAAAAAGCCGTTCTAGCCTATGCGAAGAAACTAGGATTCAACGAATAA
- a CDS encoding DUF2877 domain-containing protein produces the protein MLIEACCSDREILEQSILKSRWHVHSKFNHSFNIQDETSQRLAVISTEQTAAVPNGIYLKVSDFEQLLSEVRVGDPLIMQNRILRIAGRQLVVSPTREYTSHYVSTGGLTAEGWKEYSFSLKKVKKPTGYQEPLSTVFDSGNDFTKAIDALCSDSLPHQRKALHFLIGRGPGLTPSGDDMLIGYLAARLILDNRDTKLETYLRTKLLSVADLTTDVSKHYLLCGLDQRFNQSILQLLKAVSEITDELEPAIQLVLQTGHTSGADFLAGFSRTLNYFRNERREATQIASDETGDNEKETGYEGGKKWQIG, from the coding sequence ATGCTGATAGAGGCCTGCTGCTCGGATCGGGAAATCCTTGAGCAATCGATTTTAAAAAGCCGGTGGCACGTCCACAGCAAATTTAACCATAGCTTCAATATTCAGGATGAAACCAGCCAGCGATTGGCGGTCATTTCGACTGAACAAACGGCGGCTGTCCCCAATGGAATTTATCTAAAGGTATCTGATTTTGAACAATTGCTCTCGGAAGTCCGCGTCGGCGATCCGCTGATCATGCAAAACAGGATCTTACGAATCGCCGGAAGACAACTGGTCGTATCACCGACACGGGAATATACCTCTCATTACGTGTCGACTGGCGGACTGACTGCTGAAGGTTGGAAAGAATATAGTTTCTCTTTGAAAAAAGTGAAGAAGCCGACCGGGTATCAGGAACCCTTATCGACGGTGTTTGACAGTGGAAATGACTTCACCAAGGCAATCGATGCTCTTTGTTCAGATTCCTTGCCTCATCAGCGCAAAGCCCTTCACTTTTTGATTGGTCGGGGGCCGGGGCTGACGCCTTCAGGAGACGATATGCTCATTGGATATTTGGCTGCTCGACTAATTTTAGACAATAGGGACACGAAATTAGAGACCTACTTGAGAACGAAGCTGCTCTCTGTAGCTGATCTGACAACGGATGTAAGCAAGCATTATCTTTTATGCGGATTGGACCAGCGTTTCAACCAGTCCATCCTACAGTTGCTGAAGGCAGTCAGCGAAATCACCGATGAACTAGAACCGGCAATTCAATTGGTATTGCAGACGGGACATACATCGGGAGCTGATTTTTTAGCAGGATTTTCCAGAACGCTTAATTATTTTAGAAACGAACGCCGTGAGGCAACGCAAATCGCGTCGGATGAGACGGGCGATAACGAAAAAGAAACGGGATATGAAGGAGGAAAAAAATGGCAAATCGGGTAG
- the arcC gene encoding carbamate kinase has protein sequence MANRVVMALGGNAILKPGQEETVEAQLKNIETSAEMIAKVEKLDYQILVTHGNGPQVGNILRQNEEAKDVVPPFPLDVCNAQSQGFIGYLMEQTIKNKIEEEGLTSDVVTLLTQVEVSAEDEAFQKPTKPIGVFYSKEEAEKMSKERNWKMAEDAGRGYRRVVPSPKPLAIHGVNSIVNLLNQNTIVVAGGGGGIPVSRKENGLLSGIEAVIDKDHTGKKLSEQVNADVFMMLTDVSNVYINYGKPNQEKLETITPETAQKHFQDGHFADGSMGPKIEAAINFARQGKTAIICALEEADQALLGKAGTRIVG, from the coding sequence ATGGCAAATCGGGTAGTTATGGCCCTTGGCGGCAACGCAATATTGAAACCTGGTCAGGAAGAAACCGTGGAAGCGCAGTTGAAAAACATCGAAACGAGCGCTGAAATGATCGCAAAGGTTGAAAAGCTGGATTATCAAATCTTGGTGACTCATGGAAACGGGCCGCAGGTGGGGAATATTTTGCGACAAAATGAAGAAGCGAAAGATGTGGTCCCACCGTTTCCTTTGGACGTGTGTAATGCACAGTCTCAAGGATTTATCGGCTATTTAATGGAGCAAACCATCAAAAATAAGATCGAAGAAGAAGGCTTGACCAGTGATGTGGTCACCTTGTTGACGCAAGTAGAAGTCTCTGCTGAAGATGAAGCCTTCCAAAAACCGACGAAACCGATTGGTGTCTTTTATTCAAAAGAAGAGGCGGAGAAAATGTCGAAGGAACGGAATTGGAAGATGGCGGAAGATGCGGGCCGCGGGTACCGTCGTGTCGTGCCATCGCCTAAGCCTTTAGCGATTCATGGAGTGAATTCGATCGTCAATCTGTTGAACCAAAACACGATCGTCGTAGCCGGTGGCGGCGGAGGTATCCCTGTATCACGAAAAGAAAATGGTCTTTTAAGCGGGATCGAAGCGGTGATCGACAAAGACCACACGGGCAAGAAGCTCTCAGAACAGGTGAACGCCGATGTATTTATGATGCTCACCGATGTCAGCAATGTCTACATTAACTATGGAAAACCAAATCAAGAAAAATTAGAGACCATTACGCCAGAAACCGCTCAGAAACATTTTCAGGACGGTCACTTTGCTGACGGCAGCATGGGACCAAAAATCGAAGCAGCCATTAATTTTGCGCGTCAAGGGAAAACCGCGATCATTTGTGCTCTGGAAGAAGCGGACCAAGCGTTATTGGGCAAAGCAGGTACAAGAATTGTGGGATAA
- a CDS encoding PucR family transcriptional regulator — translation MRTLLDVLQIPRFSDLTLLTEPSFAKLPLDSIEISETPDISFYIPENTFLLTTAMIYRDDQTKLFELIDSLQEKNAAGLGIKIGRFIDAIDQRVIDYANKVKFPIVQIPLSIPLGSLLHQMLNFLWDKKAEQLNYALDIQRRFSNMLVNDVSMARFIADFGRLIKTPVILVDPYKRVQASSKHFSNTSKPAEYYIDQLEQLDPDFVKKKNDSVLINDLDQKAFLVSYFSVEPNHYFPHSLVVLNSEKIPYPVSNFALEQATLVLSFMLYKNQKIQESFDALKTDFFNRMIEIQQEPNQEPRDWLDLGRTYGLVKARHYRVIYAACQQSDLDHSRIKFQEEVSELSFNWLNDKLSHHIRDVSLFKMKDPAHFAIVSQHKEEQLADILENVATDLSQRLNIQLQFGLGNVYASIEDIGKSFIEAKTAFEEMHLLSKVPMIYQYQQKGMRSLFEKMGHSDITYFCEISLKELAYPKEPAMIELRKTLKYYLDYQCEIARTAKALFVHRNTIKYRIEQCSSIIGKNVHDPGVSLDLRLALELSEENNT, via the coding sequence ATGAGAACATTACTTGATGTACTACAAATTCCACGTTTTTCTGATTTGACGTTACTTACAGAGCCCTCGTTCGCTAAATTGCCGCTAGATAGTATCGAAATCAGCGAAACACCGGACATTTCTTTTTATATACCGGAGAATACGTTTCTTTTGACCACCGCGATGATTTATCGTGACGATCAAACGAAGCTATTTGAGCTGATCGATTCGCTGCAAGAAAAAAATGCGGCTGGTTTGGGGATCAAGATCGGGCGTTTTATCGATGCCATCGATCAACGAGTGATCGATTATGCCAATAAGGTAAAATTTCCGATCGTTCAAATCCCGCTTTCCATTCCTCTGGGGAGTCTTCTCCACCAGATGCTCAACTTTTTATGGGATAAAAAAGCCGAACAGTTAAACTATGCACTGGATATCCAGCGTCGTTTTTCAAATATGCTGGTCAACGATGTCAGTATGGCGCGTTTTATCGCTGACTTTGGCCGTCTGATCAAGACGCCCGTCATTCTGGTCGATCCGTATAAGCGGGTGCAGGCGTCGTCGAAGCATTTTTCGAATACATCGAAACCCGCCGAATATTACATTGATCAATTAGAGCAGCTTGATCCTGATTTTGTAAAAAAGAAAAATGATTCCGTTTTAATCAATGATCTCGATCAAAAAGCCTTTTTGGTTTCTTATTTTTCAGTAGAACCCAATCATTATTTTCCGCATTCTCTCGTTGTTCTGAATTCTGAAAAAATTCCGTATCCTGTCTCGAATTTTGCTTTGGAGCAGGCGACATTGGTTTTGTCTTTCATGCTTTATAAGAACCAGAAGATCCAAGAGTCCTTTGATGCACTGAAGACGGATTTTTTCAACCGGATGATCGAGATTCAACAGGAGCCGAATCAGGAACCTCGAGACTGGCTCGACCTTGGTAGAACTTACGGATTAGTCAAAGCACGCCATTACCGGGTGATCTACGCCGCTTGCCAACAAAGCGACCTGGATCATTCGCGAATCAAATTCCAAGAAGAAGTGAGTGAATTAAGCTTCAATTGGCTAAATGACAAGCTTTCCCACCATATCCGCGATGTTTCCTTATTCAAAATGAAGGACCCTGCTCACTTTGCGATCGTTAGTCAGCATAAGGAAGAACAACTCGCGGACATTTTAGAAAATGTCGCGACAGATCTATCCCAGCGATTGAATATCCAACTGCAATTCGGCTTAGGAAATGTGTATGCCTCCATCGAGGACATTGGAAAATCCTTCATCGAAGCCAAAACGGCATTTGAAGAAATGCATCTGCTCTCGAAAGTACCAATGATCTACCAATACCAGCAAAAAGGGATGCGCAGCCTCTTCGAAAAAATGGGCCATTCAGACATCACGTATTTTTGCGAAATTTCTTTGAAGGAACTTGCCTATCCAAAAGAACCTGCAATGATCGAATTACGTAAAACATTGAAATATTATTTAGATTATCAATGCGAGATTGCTCGGACAGCAAAAGCGCTGTTCGTTCACCGAAATACGATCAAATATCGAATCGAACAATGTAGCTCGATCATTGGAAAAAATGTCCACGATCCCGGTGTCAGTCTCGATCTACGCCTGGCTCTGGAGCTGTCGGAAGAAAATAATACATGA
- a CDS encoding pyridoxal-phosphate-dependent aminotransferase family protein: MFSELVIPRRTIMTPGPVEAHPNVLRVMSSTILGQFDPAFLTIMDAVKEMIKIPFGTKNEQAFAIDGTSRSGLEAALIALIEPGDKVLIPVYGRFAYLLGEICERAKADVKYLEKEWTEPFDQEVIIKAIDDFQPKIVTMVHGETANGQMQALDKIGAACRERDIFFVVDMVATYGGVPIYVDEWKVDMAIGGTQKCVSVPSGMSLITYNDRVEKVLTSRYQKELGLSKVDRNDNPISSNYLDLSQLQRYWNSERINHHTEATTMIYALHEGLRAMINEGIENVWARHQLNDDAIVAGIQAMGLGFFGNMATKMPTVTPILIPEGADDGEAIRSMLLEVFGVEIASSFGDLKGKVWRIGNMGYSSRRENVLHVLGALEAALIYYGAEITKGEATKAALQVYEV; encoded by the coding sequence ATGTTTTCAGAATTAGTCATCCCGCGTCGTACCATTATGACCCCAGGGCCGGTAGAAGCCCATCCCAATGTATTGAGAGTGATGAGCTCAACGATCTTGGGCCAATTTGATCCAGCCTTTTTAACGATTATGGATGCAGTGAAAGAAATGATCAAGATCCCTTTCGGAACGAAAAATGAGCAAGCTTTTGCGATTGACGGGACATCCCGCTCGGGCTTAGAAGCTGCTTTAATCGCACTTATCGAACCGGGAGATAAGGTACTGATTCCGGTATATGGTCGTTTTGCATACCTTTTGGGAGAAATCTGCGAACGAGCAAAAGCAGACGTAAAGTATTTGGAGAAAGAATGGACAGAGCCTTTTGATCAGGAAGTCATCATTAAAGCCATCGATGATTTTCAACCGAAGATCGTCACGATGGTCCACGGAGAAACGGCCAACGGTCAGATGCAGGCGTTGGATAAAATCGGTGCGGCTTGTCGTGAACGGGATATTTTCTTTGTGGTCGATATGGTCGCAACATACGGCGGTGTGCCGATATATGTCGACGAATGGAAGGTCGATATGGCGATCGGCGGAACGCAAAAATGTGTGAGCGTGCCTTCTGGCATGTCTCTGATTACCTATAATGACCGCGTTGAAAAGGTGTTGACGAGCCGCTACCAAAAAGAGTTGGGCTTAAGCAAAGTCGATCGCAACGACAATCCTATCAGCAGCAATTATTTGGATTTAAGCCAGTTGCAGCGTTATTGGAACTCTGAACGAATCAATCATCACACGGAGGCTACAACAATGATTTACGCCTTGCATGAAGGGCTGCGCGCGATGATCAACGAAGGCATCGAGAATGTGTGGGCACGTCATCAATTAAACGATGACGCGATCGTGGCAGGGATTCAAGCGATGGGGCTTGGTTTCTTCGGAAATATGGCGACTAAAATGCCGACTGTGACCCCTATTTTAATTCCAGAAGGAGCCGATGACGGTGAAGCGATCCGCAGCATGCTCTTGGAAGTATTTGGAGTCGAGATTGCCTCTTCGTTTGGCGATTTAAAAGGAAAAGTGTGGCGGATCGGGAACATGGGCTACAGCAGTCGACGCGAAAACGTCCTGCACGTTTTAGGCGCGTTAGAGGCAGCTTTGATCTATTACGGAGCGGAAATCACTAAAGGGGAAGCGACAAAAGCAGCCTTGCAGGTGTACGAAGTGTAA